The following are from one region of the Puniceicoccus vermicola genome:
- the fucU gene encoding L-fucose mutarotase produces MLKGIHPAVSPDLLKCLAEMGHGDEIILADAHFPAHTFCERVIRADGLNISTLLEGILPLFELDAYDEPLVMMDAVPGDELDPSVQEDYLAAIRKSTPKAPNPMRLERFAFYDRAEKAFACILTGELRKYGNILLKKGVTPV; encoded by the coding sequence ATGCTCAAAGGAATCCACCCCGCTGTCAGCCCCGACCTATTGAAATGCCTCGCCGAGATGGGCCACGGTGATGAGATCATTCTCGCCGACGCACATTTCCCCGCCCACACCTTCTGTGAACGGGTCATTCGCGCCGATGGCTTAAACATTTCCACGCTTCTCGAAGGAATCCTTCCCCTCTTCGAGTTGGATGCCTACGACGAACCGCTGGTGATGATGGATGCCGTCCCTGGGGACGAGCTCGATCCCTCGGTGCAAGAGGATTATCTGGCCGCAATTCGCAAGAGCACGCCAAAGGCCCCAAATCCCATGCGCCTCGAACGCTTTGCGTTTTACGACCGGGCGGAAAAAGCCTTTGCCTGCATCCTGACTGGAGAACTGCGCAAGTACGGCAATATTCTCCTCAAGAAAGGCGTCACTCCGGTCTGA
- a CDS encoding SulP family inorganic anion transporter, with amino-acid sequence MKKPVTSVTAVSQLDLFPIRNQVREYGREKLAADFRAGLNVALLAFPQGMAYALIAGLPIYYGIFGSAIAAIVGPIFSRGHFIVLGPTNATSVLLMSSFAGIAVVQDKLVLVPLIVILAGIFLILGAYLRVASFIQFISRTVIIGYITAAAMLITLNQVKNALGFSFHSHEKADSFFESLFFTARHLHETHFPSLLLSLLTFALYYGLNTKLPKLPNVAITLVVMSCVAAVFEPLGATGLRFLQEVNASEWKFTPPPLDFAMASSLLSGALAIALLSVLEGTSIGKSLAARSGSRLDTNQEMFSMGVSNIACGLFSGMPASGSLTRSVLNIDSGARTPMASVYSGLLVAAGAVTIGFLVQYIPQASLAVLIICIGISLINFRNIRLVMKSTRSDAAVFVTAVITGLVLGLDSAIYVGAGLSIMLFLKQAAIPELVEYQFNEQGQLTAKNKETERATPEISIVHVEGDLFFGASDLFRDQIRRICDDPNLKIVVLRMKNVRLLDASSVMALDELINYMNEKDRSVVVSGVKKGVFRVIRDSGLIERIGRQNIFPESVSNPTLATANAIRRAQEILGDDAANVTIYVDPAKSGSKGE; translated from the coding sequence ATGAAAAAGCCGGTGACATCGGTCACGGCGGTGTCGCAGCTCGATCTTTTTCCCATCCGGAATCAGGTTCGTGAATATGGACGCGAAAAGCTCGCGGCCGATTTTCGGGCGGGGCTCAATGTTGCGCTTCTGGCCTTTCCGCAGGGGATGGCCTACGCTCTGATCGCTGGGCTTCCGATCTACTATGGGATCTTTGGTTCGGCCATCGCCGCCATCGTGGGACCGATTTTTTCCCGCGGGCACTTCATCGTCCTCGGTCCGACGAACGCGACCTCGGTTCTCTTGATGAGTTCCTTCGCAGGGATTGCGGTCGTTCAGGATAAGCTGGTGCTCGTGCCGTTGATCGTGATCCTGGCCGGGATTTTTCTCATTCTCGGGGCGTATTTACGGGTAGCGTCGTTCATTCAGTTTATTTCGCGAACGGTGATCATTGGCTACATCACCGCGGCGGCCATGCTCATCACGCTGAACCAGGTGAAGAACGCCTTGGGATTTTCGTTTCATTCCCACGAGAAGGCCGATTCGTTCTTCGAGAGCCTCTTCTTCACCGCTCGGCATCTACACGAAACTCATTTTCCTTCGCTGCTTCTCAGCCTGCTCACTTTCGCCCTTTACTACGGCCTGAATACGAAGCTGCCCAAGCTGCCGAATGTGGCCATCACTCTCGTGGTGATGTCCTGCGTGGCGGCGGTGTTTGAACCGTTGGGAGCGACGGGTTTGCGATTCCTCCAGGAGGTCAATGCATCGGAGTGGAAGTTCACCCCACCACCATTGGACTTTGCGATGGCCTCTTCCCTGCTCAGTGGTGCGTTGGCCATTGCGCTCTTGAGTGTGTTGGAGGGAACTTCGATTGGTAAGAGTCTAGCGGCTCGTTCGGGTTCCCGGCTCGATACCAATCAGGAAATGTTTAGCATGGGGGTTTCGAATATTGCCTGTGGATTATTCTCGGGAATGCCTGCTTCCGGCTCCCTCACTCGCAGTGTTCTGAATATCGATAGTGGCGCCCGCACCCCCATGGCTTCGGTCTACAGCGGTTTGTTGGTCGCAGCCGGAGCCGTGACGATTGGATTCCTCGTCCAGTATATCCCTCAGGCCAGTCTAGCCGTTCTCATCATTTGCATCGGAATTTCCCTCATCAATTTCCGGAATATTCGCTTGGTGATGAAGTCGACCCGTTCGGATGCCGCGGTCTTCGTCACCGCAGTGATTACTGGATTGGTCCTCGGGCTCGATTCCGCGATTTATGTCGGAGCGGGTCTTTCGATCATGCTTTTCCTCAAGCAAGCCGCGATCCCCGAGCTGGTAGAATATCAGTTCAACGAACAGGGGCAATTGACGGCGAAAAACAAAGAAACTGAGCGGGCGACCCCAGAGATTTCCATCGTTCACGTAGAAGGGGACTTATTCTTCGGGGCCTCCGACCTTTTCCGCGACCAGATCCGCCGCATCTGCGACGATCCAAACCTGAAGATTGTCGTCCTGCGGATGAAGAATGTTCGCCTGCTCGACGCCTCCAGCGTCATGGCCCTCGATGAACTCATCAATTACATGAATGAGAAAGATCGCAGCGTAGTGGTGAGTGGCGTCAAAAAAGGTGTTTTCCGGGTCATTCGCGATTCCGGCCTCATCGAGCGGATCGGTCGCCAGAACATTTTCCCCGAATCCGTCTCCAACCCAACCCTCGCCACGGCCAACGCCATCCGCCGCGCCCAGGAGATCCTCGGTGACGACGCGGCCAACGTCACCATCTACGTCGATCCCGCCAAAAGCGGTAGCAAAGGCGAGTAG
- a CDS encoding alkaline phosphatase has translation MISRILVTILATTSSLLGGSAIFIHPDGTGLGHWNAARLLLVGPDGMTNWDQLDVLAAYRPHQKNWLSTTSHAGATAHAYGIKVHYDSFGMDRDQPILSAAGTPLSILQEAQSRGFRTGTVNSGHIAEPGTAVFTASSDSRKKVLEISEAVMKSGLDVLFCGGEQYLIPEDEVGHFGRNGMRTDGRNLLEEAREEGYTVIFTREELLNLPADTEKVIGIFAFGHTFNDDTEENIQQKGIPLYAEDAPTLAEMTEVALRILSSDPDTDFFTMIEEEGTDNFSNKNNAGGMLEATMRADAAIGVALEFLEENPDRKTLLLVGADSDAGHPTVIAPRGTPLDESLPERDPNGAPIDGINGSGGEPFISQPDAYGNRHPFGIAWPTTYDMPGSVVAKASGYGSDRMGSTLDNTEPYQLIRSVLFEEVEEPTE, from the coding sequence ATGATCTCCCGCATCCTAGTCACCATTCTGGCGACCACCTCCTCCCTTCTCGGAGGAAGCGCCATATTCATCCATCCCGACGGAACCGGCCTCGGACACTGGAATGCCGCCCGCCTCCTCCTCGTCGGACCGGATGGGATGACGAATTGGGACCAGCTCGACGTCCTCGCCGCCTACCGCCCCCACCAGAAGAATTGGCTCTCGACGACCTCCCACGCTGGGGCTACGGCCCATGCCTACGGGATCAAGGTCCACTACGATTCCTTTGGCATGGACCGGGATCAGCCGATCCTCTCCGCCGCCGGCACCCCCTTGAGCATTCTACAGGAAGCCCAGTCCCGCGGGTTTCGCACCGGAACGGTCAACTCCGGGCACATCGCCGAGCCGGGCACGGCCGTCTTCACCGCGAGCAGTGACTCCCGCAAAAAGGTTCTGGAAATTTCCGAAGCGGTCATGAAAAGCGGTCTCGACGTCCTCTTCTGCGGGGGAGAGCAGTATTTGATCCCCGAAGACGAAGTGGGCCATTTCGGGCGCAATGGGATGCGCACCGATGGACGCAACCTTCTCGAAGAAGCCCGTGAAGAAGGCTACACGGTGATCTTCACTCGCGAGGAACTGCTGAATCTTCCCGCCGACACGGAAAAGGTGATCGGTATCTTCGCCTTTGGACACACCTTCAACGACGACACCGAAGAAAACATCCAGCAAAAGGGCATCCCCTTATACGCGGAAGACGCCCCCACCCTCGCCGAAATGACCGAAGTGGCCTTGCGCATTCTCAGCTCCGATCCAGATACGGATTTCTTTACCATGATCGAAGAAGAAGGCACGGACAACTTCAGCAACAAGAACAACGCCGGCGGAATGCTTGAAGCAACCATGCGCGCCGACGCTGCGATCGGAGTTGCCCTCGAATTTCTCGAAGAGAACCCGGATCGCAAGACCCTGCTTCTGGTCGGGGCCGACAGTGACGCCGGTCATCCAACTGTGATCGCCCCGCGGGGCACACCCCTCGATGAGTCCCTTCCCGAGCGCGACCCAAATGGAGCCCCAATTGACGGGATCAACGGCAGCGGCGGCGAACCCTTCATCTCCCAGCCCGACGCCTACGGCAATCGCCACCCCTTCGGCATCGCTTGGCCGACGACTTACGACATGCCGGGTAGTGTCGTTGCCAAAGCCTCCGGCTACGGCAGTGACCGAATGGGCAGCACCCTCGACAATACCGAGCCCTATCAACTGATTCGTTCCGTTCTCTTTGAAGAAGTGGAGGAGCCGACCGAGTAG